A section of the Paenibacillus aurantius genome encodes:
- a CDS encoding ABC transporter ATP-binding protein: MGRILLNHIEKRYGKDMLYAVKDFHLEIQDGEFLVMVGPSGCGKSTTLRMIAGLEEITSGELYIGDRLVNHLPPKDRDIAMVFQNYALYPNMSVFENIAFGLRLRKLPKHEIELAVRRASRILEIEPYLERKPKQLSGGQRQRVALGRAIVRNPSVFLMDEPLSNLDAKLRVQMRTEIIRLHKQLGVTTVYVTHDQAEAMTMGNRIVVMKDGVIQQAAPPREIYNNPSNMFVAGFIGTPPINFLEGKVLEAEGGGLEFHTQRYYLRIPEKQSAQLRKHNKVNRQVVLGIRCEHVFAEGEKAALHPKSQIPGSLIITELMGADMYLYIDIGAGKPLIARTIPGFDGREEEKLTLSLDMQKVLFFDKDTTENLMT, translated from the coding sequence ATGGGGCGCATTTTGCTGAATCATATTGAGAAGCGTTACGGCAAGGACATGCTGTATGCCGTCAAAGACTTTCATCTGGAGATCCAAGATGGGGAATTTCTGGTGATGGTGGGTCCGTCCGGCTGCGGCAAATCGACGACGCTCCGCATGATCGCCGGATTGGAGGAAATTACATCCGGCGAGCTGTATATCGGGGACCGGCTCGTCAACCATCTCCCTCCCAAGGACCGGGACATCGCCATGGTTTTTCAGAATTATGCCCTGTATCCGAATATGAGCGTATTTGAGAACATCGCGTTCGGGCTGCGCTTGCGCAAGCTGCCGAAGCATGAGATCGAGCTTGCCGTCCGCCGGGCCTCCCGCATTCTGGAAATTGAGCCTTACCTGGAGCGCAAGCCGAAACAGCTGTCCGGCGGCCAGCGTCAACGGGTTGCGTTAGGAAGGGCCATTGTCCGCAATCCGAGCGTCTTCCTGATGGACGAGCCCTTGTCCAACCTGGATGCTAAGCTGCGGGTCCAGATGCGGACGGAGATCATAAGGCTGCATAAGCAGCTGGGTGTGACCACTGTTTATGTAACGCATGATCAGGCGGAGGCCATGACGATGGGCAACCGGATCGTCGTGATGAAGGATGGGGTCATCCAGCAGGCGGCTCCTCCGAGGGAGATCTACAACAACCCCTCCAATATGTTTGTCGCCGGCTTTATCGGAACCCCGCCCATTAATTTCCTGGAAGGAAAAGTGCTGGAGGCGGAAGGGGGAGGGCTGGAGTTTCATACCCAGCGTTATTACCTCCGTATCCCGGAGAAGCAATCGGCCCAGCTGCGAAAGCATAACAAAGTAAACCGGCAGGTCGTGCTTGGAATCCGATGTGAGCACGTCTTTGCCGAAGGGGAGAAAGCCGCCCTTCATCCGAAGAGCCAAATCCCCGGTTCCTTGATCATTACGGAATTAATGGGGGCCGACATGTATTTGTATATAGACATCGGTGCCGGGAAACCGTTGATCGCCCGAACGATACCCGGGTTTGACGGCCGGGAGGAAGAGAAGCTTACTTTGTCGCTCGATATGCAGAAAGTTCTCTTCTTTGACAAGGACACGACCGAGAACTTGATGACCTAA
- a CDS encoding carbohydrate ABC transporter permease has product MQMPALLQKAGLRKRSKLFRMSRFEKLVVFLLVLFSAFMLLPLVYIFNHAFKPYQELFVYPPTIFARHPSIQNFIELFNTTSDSIIPVSRYLFNSLAVAVLSVFVVTGVSALCAYPLSKHKFPGHKFVFGSIILTLLFAPETVSIPRYLVVSHLGIMNTYWGHILPMVAVPVGVFLMKQFIDQLPNELLESARMDGAREFTVFLRIVIPVILPAVATIGIISFQSAWGNTETSTLFMQDEQMKTFPFFISSLTANMANNVARQGAAAAAALFMFIPNLVIFLVFQSKVIATMAHSGIK; this is encoded by the coding sequence ATGCAAATGCCGGCCTTGCTCCAAAAAGCGGGTCTCAGGAAACGCTCCAAGCTGTTCCGGATGAGCCGTTTTGAGAAGCTCGTGGTCTTCCTGCTTGTGTTGTTCAGCGCCTTTATGCTGCTGCCGCTGGTGTATATTTTCAACCATGCCTTCAAGCCCTACCAGGAATTGTTCGTTTATCCGCCGACTATCTTCGCGCGGCATCCGTCCATCCAGAATTTTATCGAGCTGTTCAATACGACATCCGATTCCATTATTCCGGTTTCGCGCTATCTGTTTAATTCCTTGGCCGTGGCCGTTCTGAGCGTCTTCGTCGTAACCGGCGTCAGCGCGCTCTGTGCTTATCCGCTGTCCAAACATAAGTTTCCCGGTCATAAGTTTGTGTTCGGCTCCATCATTCTGACGCTGCTCTTTGCGCCGGAGACGGTTTCGATTCCCCGTTATCTGGTGGTTAGCCATCTGGGCATTATGAATACATACTGGGGGCATATTCTCCCCATGGTGGCCGTCCCGGTAGGCGTCTTCCTCATGAAGCAGTTCATCGATCAGCTGCCGAACGAGCTTCTGGAGTCGGCGAGGATGGATGGAGCCCGAGAATTCACGGTCTTCCTGCGGATCGTCATTCCGGTCATCCTGCCGGCGGTAGCCACGATCGGCATTATTTCCTTTCAGTCGGCATGGGGGAATACGGAAACGTCCACGCTGTTCATGCAGGATGAACAGATGAAGACCTTCCCGTTCTTTATTTCGTCCCTTACGGCCAACATGGCGAATAACGTGGCGAGGCAGGGGGCGGCAGCGGCGGCGGCTCTGTTTATGTTCATCCCCAACCTGGTCATCTTCCTTGTTTTCCAAAGCAAGGTAATCGCCACGATGGCCCATTCCGGCATTAAATGA
- a CDS encoding DUF5696 domain-containing protein codes for MSLKRKLLSWAGVTAITAGAILYGWLHSGGQNGALVPEAKAKVSIPSNLKPAVSTKGDLPNEADFQLIAESSLLRLYADPNTGHFKVEDKRDGHLLRSYPNPEEWARETITGTWRSHLRSPILLETVDLTRKAAKPEVKVNSLLSLNGGITNWKKIDGGFALTFVLPSIEMMVPVEVRLKEDYVETKVLDEGIEEGKDSLLNMKLYPFLGSAQPGEQEGYLLLPDGSGALYRFKENLTNDKTVFREAIYGSDMAFQSVFTNRQTIAMPVYGIKSGGSGVLAVADKGAEFGYIFAAPSGVYSRYAWATVEHDYRLQYFQPTSQDQKQGFQTYSKIRFDGDRSVRYYVLPGSQSDYAGMAAKYREYLLAEQGLKQPSGESSSLPLFVDLVGGDVEKGFLTNRYITGTTTEEAKKLVDRLHGQGIPQLVVTYKGWQSKGLSTLGFGTTTDGRLGGNEGMKSFAAYARSKGDSVLLEADYTLNNDNKGFKPKQQGMQNQAGTVLDFRNMRTDNSITLVSPLISQSKLKEALPKIAALGVNGLQLDGIGQTLFSDYNPRYRADRDKAAAIQSSMVEEAGSQLDLVTLLRGNAYAWKNTGAVRSLPNDYSYDLFMDEAVPFAQIVLHGVLPYTLNWGNTRDEYRKDFLRAIEYGAAPSFLVMNAKTETMKKAFTVWQYSLNYEEWEKTIVEEYNRFASTLGDVQNQYITGHRTVAVNVKETAYAKGKRVLVNYNTTPVTVEGREIPAQDFIVIEGGGKG; via the coding sequence ATGAGCCTCAAACGAAAGCTTCTTTCCTGGGCAGGGGTCACCGCGATTACAGCCGGCGCCATCCTCTATGGCTGGCTGCATTCCGGCGGGCAAAACGGGGCGTTGGTTCCGGAGGCAAAGGCCAAGGTATCCATTCCGTCCAATTTGAAGCCGGCCGTCAGCACGAAGGGCGACCTGCCGAACGAAGCGGATTTTCAGCTCATCGCCGAAAGCAGCCTGCTGCGTCTCTATGCCGACCCTAACACCGGGCATTTTAAGGTAGAGGACAAAAGGGACGGCCATCTGCTGCGGTCGTATCCGAATCCGGAAGAGTGGGCCCGGGAGACCATTACGGGTACCTGGCGCAGTCATCTGCGGTCTCCGATCCTACTCGAAACGGTCGATCTGACCCGCAAGGCGGCAAAGCCCGAGGTGAAAGTAAACAGCCTGCTTTCTTTAAATGGAGGCATAACGAATTGGAAGAAAATAGATGGGGGCTTTGCCCTCACGTTCGTTCTGCCATCCATTGAGATGATGGTGCCGGTGGAAGTGCGTCTTAAGGAGGATTATGTAGAGACCAAGGTTCTGGATGAGGGCATCGAGGAGGGAAAGGATTCCCTTCTGAATATGAAGCTGTATCCGTTTCTCGGATCGGCCCAGCCGGGGGAACAAGAGGGATATCTCCTGTTGCCGGATGGCTCGGGAGCTCTCTACCGGTTTAAGGAAAACCTGACGAATGACAAGACCGTCTTCCGCGAAGCCATTTATGGTAGCGATATGGCTTTCCAATCCGTTTTTACCAACCGCCAAACGATTGCGATGCCGGTATATGGGATCAAGTCGGGCGGAAGCGGGGTCCTCGCTGTGGCGGACAAAGGAGCGGAATTCGGCTATATCTTTGCAGCGCCCTCGGGCGTGTACAGCCGGTACGCCTGGGCCACCGTGGAACATGACTACCGTCTTCAATATTTTCAGCCGACCAGCCAGGATCAGAAACAAGGCTTTCAAACCTACAGCAAAATTCGCTTTGACGGGGACCGGAGCGTCCGGTATTACGTGCTTCCGGGAAGCCAAAGCGATTATGCGGGCATGGCGGCCAAGTACCGCGAGTATCTCCTGGCGGAGCAAGGGTTGAAACAGCCCTCGGGCGAATCCTCGTCCTTGCCTCTGTTCGTTGACCTGGTTGGGGGTGACGTGGAAAAAGGCTTTCTGACTAACCGCTATATTACCGGCACGACGACCGAAGAGGCGAAGAAGCTGGTAGACCGTCTTCACGGTCAGGGGATTCCCCAGCTGGTGGTCACTTATAAGGGCTGGCAAAGCAAAGGGCTTTCCACCCTCGGCTTCGGAACTACCACGGACGGGCGTCTCGGAGGGAACGAGGGGATGAAAAGCTTTGCCGCTTACGCCCGTTCTAAGGGAGATTCCGTCCTGCTCGAAGCGGACTATACACTTAACAACGACAACAAGGGATTCAAGCCGAAGCAGCAGGGCATGCAGAACCAGGCGGGAACCGTACTCGATTTTCGCAATATGCGGACCGACAACTCGATTACTCTTGTGAGCCCCCTCATTTCCCAGAGCAAGCTGAAAGAAGCCCTCCCCAAGATTGCGGCGCTAGGAGTCAACGGCTTGCAGCTGGATGGGATCGGGCAAACGCTGTTCAGCGACTATAACCCCCGTTACCGGGCGGACCGGGACAAGGCGGCCGCCATCCAAAGCAGCATGGTTGAGGAGGCCGGCTCCCAGCTGGACCTGGTCACCCTCCTTAGGGGGAACGCTTATGCCTGGAAGAATACCGGGGCGGTCCGTTCCCTGCCCAATGACTACTCTTACGATCTTTTCATGGATGAAGCGGTACCTTTCGCGCAGATCGTCCTTCACGGCGTGCTTCCCTATACGCTTAACTGGGGGAACACAAGAGACGAATACCGCAAGGATTTCCTGCGGGCCATCGAGTACGGCGCGGCTCCTTCCTTTCTCGTGATGAATGCCAAAACGGAAACCATGAAGAAAGCCTTCACGGTTTGGCAGTACAGCTTGAATTATGAGGAGTGGGAGAAAACCATTGTGGAGGAATACAACCGCTTCGCAAGCACTCTGGGTGATGTGCAGAATCAATACATAACCGGGCATCGGACGGTGGCCGTGAATGTAAAGGAAACGGCTTATGCCAAGGGCAAACGGGTTCTCGTCAACTACAACACCACTCCTGTTACGGTGGAGGGACGGGAAATTCCCGCTCAGGATTTCATTGTGATCGAAGGGGGCGGGAAGGGATGA
- a CDS encoding carbohydrate ABC transporter permease produces MSKTNTQALQRAYADEGLLRRTRTRGLELLRRIWQYRLSYLFVAPFMICFLVFIMVPVICAFLLSFMYFNSLEAPRFIGWENFRYMVSQDLLFLKYALPNTFKFAVIAGPGGYVASFLLAWLISILPGTWRKWFALAMYSPSLTGGIAMTIVWLPLLSGDRIGYLNSFLLNLGLIKEPVLWVTSKEHLMTSMIVVTLWSSMGIGFLAMMAGILNVNPELYEAGRLDGIKSRLEEIWYVTIPSMKPQMLFGAVMAIVGTFKAGGIGTQLSGMNPTPQYAGHLIMNQIEDYGFIRFELGYASALSVFLLLLMYLSNKFCWGLFGSKGDE; encoded by the coding sequence ATGTCCAAAACTAACACTCAGGCCCTGCAAAGGGCATACGCGGACGAAGGACTGCTCCGGCGTACCCGGACCCGAGGCCTGGAGCTGCTCCGGCGGATCTGGCAGTACCGGCTGTCCTATCTGTTCGTCGCCCCTTTTATGATCTGTTTTCTAGTCTTCATTATGGTTCCGGTTATCTGCGCCTTCCTGCTAAGCTTCATGTACTTCAACTCCTTGGAGGCGCCCCGGTTTATAGGCTGGGAGAACTTCCGGTACATGGTATCCCAGGATCTGCTGTTTCTGAAGTATGCGCTGCCGAATACGTTCAAGTTTGCAGTGATTGCGGGACCGGGAGGCTATGTCGCCTCCTTCCTGCTCGCCTGGCTGATTTCCATTCTGCCCGGGACTTGGCGCAAATGGTTCGCGCTTGCCATGTACTCCCCGTCCCTCACGGGAGGCATTGCCATGACGATCGTTTGGCTCCCGCTGTTGAGCGGAGACCGGATAGGCTACTTGAACAGCTTTCTGCTTAATCTCGGGCTGATCAAAGAACCGGTGCTTTGGGTCACAAGCAAGGAGCATCTGATGACCTCGATGATTGTCGTCACCCTGTGGTCCAGTATGGGGATAGGGTTCCTGGCAATGATGGCGGGTATTCTCAATGTCAATCCCGAGCTGTACGAGGCGGGGAGGCTGGACGGCATCAAGTCGAGGCTGGAGGAGATCTGGTACGTCACCATTCCCTCCATGAAGCCCCAAATGCTGTTCGGGGCCGTCATGGCGATTGTGGGGACATTCAAGGCTGGGGGAATCGGGACCCAGCTGTCGGGCATGAATCCGACTCCCCAGTATGCCGGGCACCTGATTATGAACCAAATCGAGGATTACGGCTTCATTCGGTTTGAGCTCGGCTATGCTTCCGCTTTGTCGGTTTTCTTGCTGCTTCTCATGTACCTGTCCAACAAATTCTGCTGGGGCTTGTTCGGCTCGAAGGGGGATGAATAA
- a CDS encoding extracellular solute-binding protein, with product MEDSQPSFSSKLEEWKKSGAKAGHSGRITGSASGYARKSDNAHIQVGKVDGRSNVLDWSAQGEEWVEYDVTVAEAGLYGIDLTYRPVTDDKHRRPVLLQVMVDGKTDFLEARSIQLDRHWQDPFPAALDPNGDEVRPIAKDVSGWMTASLRDAGGAFAEPLQWFLTPGRHTLRFSTTEPVALESFVLAPPVPLSDYAEVRKAKPAPAPAIKGAPIVLEAEKADWKSDSSLSLRYDNDIGTTPAKRGSITFNTVDGKRWASGNQQLAWTFEVPESGYYKIGMRVKQSYSSNRSTFRSILINGKVPFSEMQAYRFPYDSAWQGIQLADKENKPYEFYLEKGTNTISMRTTQAPVKPMIETLESTGKKLMGLTDELKALTGGSTDPNRTWTIAKDLPGFTDDFKSIADSLEDIQKRLTVVNGRDDAVTQGILTTVKDIRALLARENDIPYKTDRLVTMQGKMADLVQQLKSQPLQLDRIYIVPVQEPLPRMVAPFYKRVEGAMINFLYSFKSKERLSSLDDDVLNVWVLRGRDYVNLLQQLCDEMFTPQTGIKVKVNLLPDTNLLVLMNAGGMAPDVALGLPQELPFDYAIRNGLYDLTTFSDFGELYKRFAPGSWTPFYYDKGYYGVPETQSFSMLYYRKDILDRLGLKVPNTWQDVYDMLPVLQQNNLNMMPVQHMPFFYQNGAEYFSKDGFHTALGTEKGYQAFKEWTDLYNVYAVDQQVASFYQSFRSGTVPIGIADFSMYIQLMVAAPELNGYWGIAPIPGVRQADGDVARWMGGGLQASVMFKQTKKPDESWAFMKWWTSAEVQERYGTDLEMLNGLSFRWNTSNIEAFVHLPWKPDDLKSILEQWRWFKEIPNVPGGYFLERELQNAWNRTVVDGMNYRSSLESSIGEIEREMQRKLVEFGHVDSGGRALRPMELPEGNKPWEGVKPYVQN from the coding sequence GTGGAGGATAGCCAACCATCTTTCAGCAGCAAGCTGGAGGAATGGAAGAAGAGCGGAGCGAAGGCCGGCCATTCCGGCCGGATAACCGGGTCGGCTTCCGGATATGCCCGTAAATCCGACAATGCCCACATCCAAGTCGGGAAGGTCGACGGTCGTTCCAACGTGCTCGATTGGTCGGCGCAAGGGGAGGAGTGGGTGGAATATGATGTGACCGTGGCGGAGGCGGGCCTTTACGGGATCGATCTGACCTATCGTCCCGTGACGGATGATAAACACAGGCGACCGGTCCTCCTCCAGGTTATGGTGGATGGAAAGACGGACTTTCTCGAAGCCAGGTCGATCCAGCTGGACCGGCACTGGCAGGATCCGTTTCCTGCCGCCCTTGACCCTAACGGAGATGAAGTCCGTCCGATCGCCAAGGACGTCAGCGGCTGGATGACCGCTTCCCTGCGGGATGCCGGCGGGGCCTTCGCCGAACCGCTTCAATGGTTCCTGACCCCGGGACGCCATACGCTTCGATTCTCGACTACCGAGCCGGTTGCCTTGGAGTCCTTTGTTCTGGCCCCGCCGGTGCCTCTTTCCGATTACGCGGAGGTTCGCAAAGCCAAGCCGGCTCCAGCGCCGGCCATCAAGGGAGCCCCCATTGTCCTGGAGGCCGAGAAGGCGGACTGGAAGAGCGATTCCTCCCTGTCGCTTCGCTATGATAACGATATCGGGACGACCCCTGCCAAGCGCGGGAGCATTACCTTTAACACGGTGGACGGCAAACGGTGGGCGAGCGGGAACCAGCAGCTTGCCTGGACCTTTGAAGTGCCGGAGAGCGGTTACTACAAAATAGGCATGCGGGTCAAGCAGTCGTATTCTTCGAACCGGTCCACCTTCCGGTCCATCCTCATTAACGGCAAGGTTCCTTTCTCGGAGATGCAGGCCTACCGTTTCCCTTACGATTCCGCCTGGCAGGGAATCCAGCTGGCGGACAAGGAAAACAAACCGTATGAATTTTACTTGGAAAAGGGAACGAACACGATTTCGATGCGGACCACGCAGGCCCCGGTGAAACCGATGATCGAAACCTTGGAATCGACCGGGAAGAAGCTGATGGGGCTCACCGACGAGTTGAAAGCCCTTACCGGTGGATCGACCGACCCGAACCGGACCTGGACGATCGCCAAAGACCTCCCCGGGTTTACGGACGATTTTAAGAGCATCGCCGATTCGCTTGAGGATATCCAGAAACGGCTGACGGTCGTGAACGGACGAGACGACGCCGTCACGCAGGGAATCCTGACGACCGTGAAGGACATCCGGGCCCTGCTGGCCAGAGAAAACGACATTCCTTACAAAACCGACCGGCTGGTCACCATGCAGGGGAAAATGGCGGATCTGGTCCAGCAGCTCAAAAGCCAGCCGCTCCAGTTGGACCGTATCTACATCGTTCCCGTACAGGAACCTCTTCCCCGGATGGTAGCCCCTTTTTATAAGCGGGTAGAGGGGGCAATGATCAATTTCCTGTATTCCTTCAAGTCGAAGGAGAGGCTCAGCAGTTTGGACGACGATGTGCTGAATGTATGGGTTTTGCGGGGGCGGGATTATGTCAATCTTCTGCAGCAGTTGTGCGATGAGATGTTTACTCCGCAAACCGGAATCAAAGTGAAAGTGAATCTTCTTCCGGACACGAACCTTCTCGTGCTCATGAACGCCGGGGGGATGGCACCCGACGTCGCCTTGGGCCTGCCGCAGGAGCTTCCTTTTGATTATGCCATCCGCAACGGGCTATATGACCTTACGACTTTCTCGGATTTTGGAGAGCTGTATAAACGGTTTGCGCCCGGCTCCTGGACGCCCTTCTATTACGACAAAGGCTATTACGGCGTACCCGAGACCCAGAGCTTCTCGATGCTGTATTACCGTAAGGATATTCTGGACAGGCTCGGGCTGAAGGTTCCGAATACGTGGCAGGATGTGTACGATATGCTTCCGGTGCTGCAGCAGAATAACCTGAATATGATGCCCGTGCAGCATATGCCTTTCTTCTATCAGAATGGAGCGGAATATTTTAGCAAGGACGGGTTCCACACCGCCCTCGGGACGGAAAAGGGCTATCAGGCGTTCAAGGAGTGGACCGATCTCTATAACGTCTATGCGGTGGACCAGCAGGTGGCGAGCTTCTACCAGTCCTTCCGCAGCGGAACCGTTCCCATCGGAATAGCTGATTTCAGCATGTACATTCAGCTGATGGTGGCGGCTCCCGAGCTGAACGGATACTGGGGAATCGCTCCTATTCCCGGGGTCCGGCAGGCGGATGGGGATGTGGCCCGCTGGATGGGCGGCGGTCTCCAAGCTTCCGTTATGTTCAAGCAAACCAAGAAACCGGATGAAAGCTGGGCCTTTATGAAATGGTGGACATCGGCCGAAGTGCAGGAGCGTTACGGAACGGATCTGGAAATGCTGAACGGCCTATCCTTCCGGTGGAACACTTCCAATATTGAAGCCTTTGTTCATCTGCCGTGGAAACCGGACGATCTGAAGAGCATTCTGGAGCAATGGCGCTGGTTTAAGGAAATTCCGAATGTGCCCGGCGGCTATTTCCTGGAACGCGAGCTGCAGAACGCCTGGAACCGGACCGTGGTGGACGGCATGAATTACCGGAGCTCACTGGAGTCTTCTATTGGAGAAATTGAACGGGAGATGCAGCGCAAGCTGGTGGAGTTCGGCCATGTCGACTCCGGTGGACGCGCCCTTCGCCCAATGGAATTGCCGGAAGGGAACAAGCCGTGGGAAGGGGTGAAGCCGTATGTCCAAAACTAA
- a CDS encoding YIP1 family protein: MKPARTLFVRLLWSLLSVLLVVGSVPEEAYADYPYSTNYRNKSGGLVWTQAAYAPERVLGQDIFIPDPKNPGKTVRSPLQQPGDLFLDAQDRIYVADTGNNRIVMFDRGGNFDRVITAAGTPLNKPQGLFVDGQDNLYVADTGNARVVKLDTHGKLLKEFKLPKSRFIPETYRFEPIKVAVDKRGFLFVNSLGSYNGLMQLDPDGKFVRFFAANEAPFTVLDSLKRMIYTREMYEKQPSKLPPAINNVDIDSRGFLYTVSYGENLTSGQVKKLNNAGKNFLGTDSSVGGGNDSFGEVRFRRVEEKGSLKDIAVDGNGNFTVIDSVSKMVSQYDAFGSLLFFWSGDASPNTTQLGIVKSPAAVETNSTNDLFVLDDNANLIQMFRQTEFGALVYKANNLTLDGKYKEAEALWREVLHLNAYYTPAMLGLAQAAYGRGDYAEAKRLYYDAGLQDGYSNSFWQIRLGWFQERFGLFMNIVLGLGLLYLVFRAIAKRYRLSWGTPRFLQRRWPLAAQLRHALYILRHPVDGFTALRYESKGSVASAVIILVLAYLSYAVSRTQTSFTFNAEAIRPAGAATIFLQFFLVWVAWIVSNYLVSSIRRGEGRFVDVFVGSAYALTPLIAVGLPLTFLSNGMTLSEASIFNFLHSGMVVWVVLLLIWQVQSVQNYSVGETAVNLLFTVGTMIILGVLCFIVFGLSAELRNFLYSILQEVSVR; encoded by the coding sequence ATGAAGCCGGCGAGAACCTTATTTGTTCGTCTTCTGTGGAGCCTGCTTTCGGTCCTTCTTGTGGTCGGAAGCGTTCCAGAGGAGGCTTACGCCGATTATCCTTACTCGACGAACTACCGAAACAAATCCGGAGGGCTTGTTTGGACGCAGGCTGCTTATGCCCCCGAGCGTGTGCTGGGTCAGGATATTTTTATTCCCGATCCCAAAAACCCGGGAAAGACTGTCCGTTCGCCTCTTCAACAGCCCGGCGATCTATTCCTGGATGCCCAGGACCGTATCTACGTGGCGGACACGGGGAACAACCGCATCGTCATGTTTGACCGCGGAGGAAATTTCGACCGGGTGATCACGGCGGCTGGAACTCCGCTTAACAAGCCTCAGGGCCTCTTTGTCGACGGGCAGGACAACCTTTACGTGGCGGATACAGGAAATGCCAGGGTCGTCAAGCTCGACACGCACGGCAAACTGCTGAAGGAATTCAAGCTGCCGAAATCCCGGTTTATTCCGGAAACCTACCGTTTCGAGCCGATCAAGGTCGCCGTCGACAAGCGGGGTTTTCTGTTCGTGAACTCGCTTGGGAGCTACAACGGGCTGATGCAGCTCGATCCGGACGGCAAATTCGTCCGGTTCTTCGCCGCCAATGAGGCGCCGTTTACCGTTCTGGATTCCCTGAAGAGAATGATCTACACAAGAGAGATGTATGAGAAGCAGCCCAGCAAGCTTCCTCCTGCCATCAACAACGTCGATATCGACAGCCGGGGCTTCCTCTATACGGTTTCCTACGGAGAAAACCTTACCAGCGGCCAGGTGAAGAAATTAAACAACGCCGGGAAGAATTTTCTCGGGACGGACAGCTCGGTCGGCGGGGGAAACGATTCCTTCGGAGAGGTCCGCTTCCGCAGGGTGGAGGAGAAGGGAAGTCTGAAGGATATTGCCGTGGACGGCAACGGGAATTTCACGGTGATTGATTCCGTTTCCAAGATGGTCAGCCAGTACGATGCGTTTGGCAGCCTGCTGTTCTTCTGGTCGGGCGACGCGAGTCCCAATACCACCCAGCTCGGCATTGTGAAGAGCCCCGCGGCCGTCGAAACCAATTCCACGAACGATTTGTTCGTCCTCGATGACAACGCGAACCTCATTCAAATGTTCCGCCAGACGGAATTCGGGGCCCTCGTCTATAAAGCGAATAACCTGACATTGGATGGCAAATACAAAGAAGCCGAAGCGCTGTGGCGCGAGGTTCTGCACCTCAACGCCTACTATACCCCCGCCATGCTGGGGCTCGCCCAGGCAGCCTATGGACGGGGAGATTATGCGGAGGCCAAACGGCTCTATTATGACGCGGGCCTGCAGGACGGATATTCCAACTCCTTCTGGCAAATCCGGCTGGGCTGGTTTCAAGAACGGTTTGGGTTGTTCATGAACATCGTGCTAGGACTTGGCTTGCTCTATCTCGTGTTCCGGGCTATCGCCAAGCGTTACCGGTTAAGTTGGGGAACACCCCGTTTTCTCCAAAGGCGCTGGCCTTTGGCGGCCCAGCTGAGGCATGCGCTGTACATTCTGAGGCATCCGGTCGACGGATTTACTGCGCTCCGTTACGAGAGCAAGGGAAGCGTCGCGAGTGCCGTCATTATTCTGGTACTAGCCTATCTCTCCTATGCCGTGTCCCGAACCCAAACCAGCTTTACCTTCAATGCGGAAGCCATTAGACCGGCTGGAGCGGCAACCATTTTCCTGCAATTTTTTCTGGTGTGGGTGGCTTGGATTGTTTCGAATTATTTGGTCAGCTCCATTCGGCGGGGGGAAGGCCGGTTCGTCGACGTCTTCGTCGGCAGCGCCTATGCCCTCACCCCCTTGATTGCAGTGGGGCTCCCGCTTACCTTCCTGTCGAACGGCATGACCCTCAGTGAAGCATCCATTTTTAACTTTCTTCACAGCGGCATGGTCGTATGGGTCGTACTGCTTCTTATTTGGCAGGTTCAGTCCGTGCAGAATTACAGTGTGGGCGAGACGGCTGTTAACCTGCTGTTTACCGTCGGAACCATGATCATACTGGGAGTTTTGTGTTTTATCGTGTTTGGGCTATCGGCGGAGCTCCGAAACTTCCTCTATTCCATTCTTCAGGAGGTGTCCGTCCGATGA